The Deinococcus sonorensis KR-87 genome includes a window with the following:
- a CDS encoding LysM peptidoglycan-binding domain-containing M23 family metallopeptidase yields MNRRHFMLVALLLGGLGSAQISYVVQPGDTLYSLATRSGVPVATLQQLNHLTSTALQVGQTLQLPRAPTVAGTAPAAPTPATRSVGGVTVSVPTHLRMGDAFVLRLSGPGAAGARVQFPSEVGEDVRQPNELLTPLPAADGALVLGRVVLGKTTPVRYRVTVGAQVLTGEIPVSGQVTGLQQLNMASSITDKLMDPARAAEEAEVERAYLRRTPQVWTRPFAAPLTIPPRIATVFGQSRTYSRGGPVQYHYGTDYLAPIGTDIHAINDGTVVMVGTYPVRGGLVIIDHGAGLLSLYFHQSRTLVKVGQVVRRGDIIGRVGTTGISNAPHLHLELRLRGEAVEPAEWLGRMLP; encoded by the coding sequence ATGAACCGACGACACTTCATGCTCGTCGCCCTGCTGCTGGGTGGGCTGGGCAGCGCCCAGATCAGCTATGTGGTGCAGCCGGGCGACACGCTCTACAGCCTCGCCACCCGCAGCGGCGTGCCGGTGGCGACCCTGCAGCAGCTGAACCACCTGACCAGCACCGCCCTGCAAGTCGGGCAGACGTTGCAGCTGCCTAGGGCTCCGACGGTGGCCGGGACTGCCCCCGCTGCCCCGACGCCGGCCACCCGGAGCGTTGGGGGCGTCACGGTCAGCGTGCCGACCCATCTGCGGATGGGCGACGCCTTCGTGCTGCGGCTGAGTGGGCCCGGGGCGGCAGGGGCGCGGGTTCAGTTTCCCAGCGAGGTGGGCGAAGACGTGCGTCAGCCGAACGAGCTGCTCACGCCGCTGCCGGCGGCCGATGGTGCCCTGGTGCTGGGCCGGGTGGTGCTGGGCAAGACCACGCCGGTCCGCTACCGGGTGACGGTGGGCGCACAGGTGCTGACCGGGGAGATTCCGGTCTCGGGTCAGGTCACGGGCCTGCAGCAGCTGAACATGGCCAGCAGCATCACCGACAAACTGATGGACCCGGCCCGCGCGGCCGAGGAAGCCGAGGTGGAACGCGCCTACCTGCGCCGCACCCCCCAGGTCTGGACCCGGCCCTTCGCCGCCCCGCTGACCATCCCGCCGCGCATCGCCACGGTGTTCGGGCAGTCCCGCACCTATTCCAGAGGCGGACCGGTCCAGTACCACTACGGCACCGACTACCTCGCCCCCATCGGCACCGACATTCATGCGATCAATGACGGCACGGTGGTGATGGTGGGCACGTATCCGGTGCGGGGCGGGCTGGTGATCATTGATCACGGGGCCGGGCTGCTGAGCCTGTATTTTCACCAGTCGCGCACGCTGGTCAAGGTGGGGCAGGTGGTCCGGCGCGGCGACATCATCGGCCGGGTCGGCACCACCGGCATTTCCAACGCCCCTCACCTGCACCTGGAACTGCGGCTGCGCGGCGAGGCCGTGGAGCCGGCCGAGTGGCTGGGCCGGATGCTGCCGTGA